taagtaatgtCTGTCAGGAAAAATGACTGCAATTGgtgtttttcacttttctgacattttatagactaatgCAGTTCAGTGCAGAATTTGGCTTTAGTGGAtagaattttgactttttttggtGCCAGTTCACATTTAAGTGACTGAAACATAAattcatgttgttttacagtcaatataataataataataataataataataataatataatccaTAATAGATATGGATTTGAGAACATAAAAACTAATTTGGCCTGAAGTCGGTGGACtagggctgaaactaatgattatttgtgttatcagttaacattagaaaattgtgaaaaatgcccatcgaAATTTCTTAGTGCCCAAGGTAACTCCATCAAATGTCTTCACGGgccaaacacaaaaatattcagattactataatgtaagaccaagaaaagcagcacatcctcacatttgtttgtctgtggttTATTAACTTCTTTATGTGCGTATTTTCTCTGGTTCCAGACCTCAGAATCTGATCGCCCAGTCCCAGTCTGGCACGGGTAAAACTGCTGCTTTTTCTCTGGCCATGCTCAGCCATGTAAACCCAGCCAATAAGTGGACTCAGGTAAGCGTAACATGTAGTCTGCGGAGCCAGCCAGTGTCCACATTCAGATGTAGACGCTGAAATAAACTCACCATTAAAACTGTTTGGTTCTTTCAGTGCCTTTGCATCTCACCAACGTACGAGCTTGCTCTGCAGATTGGTCAAGTAATCGAGCAAATGGGGAAATTTTGTCCCGATGTAAAACTGGCATATGGCATTCGGGGCAACAAAAGTAAGAATTTGACCATAATTGTAATTACATCTGATGGAATTAGCAGCAATATCGTATTTCAAGTCATTAGAGAGCCAGTGTTGGTTATATCACTAAATGAATGTCTACATTCTGTTCAGTGGAGCGAGGCATCAAGTTGCAGCAGCAGATTGTCATAGGAACGCCAGGCACAGTCCTTGACTGGTGCACCAAGTATAAGCTCATTGATCCCAAGAAGATTACTATGTTTGTGCTGGACGAGGCTGATGTGATGATCGCCACACAGGGTCATCGGGACCAGAGCATACGTATCCATAGGTTGGTTCTTTTCAGATAAACCTACCAATCATAAGAATTTTCTTTGTCACGTCAGTCAACAAGCCTGTCTTGTCCCTTGTCAAAgtattttcctccttttctccgtACCAATGCAGACAGCTGACAAAGGACTGTCAGATGCTCCTTTTCTCTGCAACCTTTGAGGACTCTGTGTGGAGGTTTGCAGAGCAGGTGGTCCCCGATCCCAATATCATCAGGCTGAAGCGTGAAGAGGAGACGCTGGACACCATCAAGCAGTTCTATGTGGTCTGTAAGGAGAAGGAGGACAAGTTCACAGCACTCTGTAATCTATATGGCAGCCTTACCATTGCGCAGGCCATGATCTTCTGCCATGTAAGTCAGCTGTTTGAACCCTGCTTAGTACACTCTTCATTATGAtttaaaaattacacattttcctTCACTGTTggaccccatttacacctggtgatctgtatctggataatgacatcCAATACACAGgcctttgcatttacacctggtattaattATCTCCATTCTGCTCACATTGTGACTGGATCTAAATATGCACATTCGTTAGGCAGGGGTGGAGGACGTGAACAAACTTGTTGCGTCCCACGTGAAGGGAAGACTTGCTAGCTACTGTTACTGTTGGTTGCTTTTACTGCGCAGCTAGAGCTAGTAAGAAGAGGTGGAGTTAGGAAGTGTTTTTTCCTTGTCCAGATAggatatccagatacagattgaGCCTTTCCTTTATGCTGTGATAAAATTTTTGAAATGTATCTGATTTATCACAAATAACAAGAATTTTTTAATTCCAGGAAAATGTCGCCCTGACAGGACGCAGTATGAGCAATTCAGTTTAGCTGATACTTTTTCTTCAGACTcgcaagatggctgcttggcTGACTGCAAATCTGACCAAAGAGGGCCACCAGGTGGCATTGCTGAGTGGGGAAATGACCGTGGAGCAGAGAGCTGCTGTCATCGAACGCTTTCGGAACGGCAAGGAGAAGGTGCTCGTGACCACAAACGTGTGCTCCAGAGGTGAGGGAGATTATAGATTGACAAGTGTcagattttaaaattaaaacatcatCTTTATGTTGGGAGGTGAGTATAAATATCTCCATCTCATTTATGATTATGTTGATTACAGGTATTGATGTGGAACAAGTGTCACTTGTGGTCAACTTTGACCTCCCTGTGGACATAGATGGGAATGCAGACAATGAGACATACCTTCACCGGATTGGCCGCACAGGACGCTTTGGCAGAAGAGGATTTGCTGTCAATATGGTTGACAGCAAACACAGCATGGATATTATCAACCAAATTGAGATGCATTTCagtatgtttctgtttcttttagTTTGATCATGTAAAACACCAAATATAAGGATCCTAACATATCTTGTGTCTTTCTCCCACAGACAGGAGAATCACAAAACTCGACACCAGCAATCTTGAGGAAATGGAAAGCCTGATGAGCTGAGTGCTTTGCTACATGCACCACCCAATACTGAGGCAGTTAGACATGTTACCTCAAATGGGACTTATTTCAAGGGTTTATTGATTGCATTTAATTGTTTACAGAAGAGAGATGCATGCTAATGTTGACTATGCAAACTTAGTTCATGGCAGTAATTTTTGCCAAAGTTTTCACTTAAATTTCATTTGATGTGTCCAACTTTGATTGATCACTGAAGTCACCTTAAGCCTTTAAACAGTCTCTGAGACTATAAACCAACCACTAGCTGTTTGACAGCATTTAAGAGTTACTACAGTTGATGGTTTGCAGTGTTTGATTTAGTGAATTATTAATGTAGGATCAGTGGGGCATAAGAACGTGTCCCATCTGTAGATGTTTGCACAGCTTGATCAAGGTTGAGTTCAGATAAAATATCCTTGAGTGACTTGAAGCATTTTAAGGTTTAAATGCCTGTTTCAGCCTAGTGGTACCTAACAATTAGTTTCCTCCATAACTTAATTTGGTGTCATCAAACCGTGATGCCGGAACTGTTGCTCAGTTTTTGTgtggacaaaaaataaatataccgATGCATGTAAAACCTGTTCAGTTTTCTTACAgtggaaatgttgtttttgcatgACAGCTTTAGCTTGTCAGAGGATGGGTTTTTGCACCTTATCAAGTAGGACCAAAAGAATGAATTGGTTGTTCAGaaccttttattaaatatatgacATTGAAAATAAATTTCTTCAGTGAATATACAATATGTTCAAAAGATTAGAAGCCTGTAACCTCCTGCACTTAAGTgtgtaattgtttgttttaatacattttacagaGTGAGAGCAGGTTTTATGTCTTGAATTTCTGTTGAAAGACATTTCATTGGTAATATTGTAGTGCTTTCAGTCTTCAtcaacatataaaaaaatataaaaggagTTCTTGATCAGAAGAGAGTGAGGGTTGTTtgaaataggcctttttcactgcagTCATTTTGACTCcgaaagaaaagcacaggtgttgctAATAACGATGGCcattaattttcattatttacacctgCTTTTCCTCCTGTGACACGTCAAAATGTCTTGTGTGCAAGAGGCCTATTGTTTTCCTGTTCGGTGTGCATACAATATAAGATTCCTTGTTCTCCTTTTTGAACTCCATGTTGCATTATTTAGACTAATGACACAAAGCATACAATTTTGTATAATTCAAATCCAGTCGCAAGATTAAGGGCATTTGGATcatctgtgtttacatgctTTGAAAACAGCAGGGCAGTAGTTGCAGTATAAAAGTAAAGTGTGATGAATTCACCATATACTGACTGATGTACTTCTGTGCCTCTGTATCCTAATGAAAGACTTTATTTGGCACATAAGAACACcaaccaaaaaagaaaagatgtggaaaatggcaacaaataaattaagacCCTTTTTGTTGCTGCATTTGTCAGCAGCATCTCTGATTGTGCTTTGGTATTAAATGTCAGAACTACTGCAAGCATCACAGATAAAGCACATTTTCTTTCTAAATCAATAACTGACAGCAGATCAAAGCTTTTAATTTGCTAATTACCTGCTGTTTTGAATAAAATCTTGTGTAGTCTAACTGAAACAGAACAAACTAATTTTAAATGTCTTCATAGGCCAGCTGTGGTTATATACAGCCATACAGGATACATTTTAGTGAACCTGCCTGGAATCTTCTGTGCAATagtacagaaaaacacattaccAGTTAGATGAATTAGTGGACctaaagtttaactgctggacagtTTAACTAATAATTCACTAACGAGTCCATCCTCattgtatgtgcactggaggtttcaggtttccaggtcacacttgtgtaagttgcatattgtGACCACGATAGTTGCGATGTTATTAAATCATGCTCTTATGTACAGCTTTatatttaaggtgagcacagaagctttcccccttcagcagatgaatgtgaaaacagccttctagcacaaacatcattctgcacagtgaagctcaaacatccaagggAAGAAACAataagtaaaacacattttggagtGGAGAGGGGGGCTTTAAACTCCACCACGAAGCCAGATttcaactgcaaaacaaaaccgCTCACTCATGCTGCACCACGCTGTCATTCTGAGAGATGCACAGCAACGATCTGTTCAGGATGCCACACTGAGCCAAGGTCATATCCATGTCTGTGAAGGACCTGCGTGGCACATCCATGGTCTCGATGGAAGCGTCTCCGTATTTGGCTCCATACATGACCTCTGCTCTGGCTCTCACGGTCAGCAGAGTGTCTGTGGGGTCAAAGTGCTGCTGAAACCTCCTACCACATGGTGCTCGGATAGCTAGGAGCAAGCTGCCAGTGGCACCAGCTTCTTTGGTCGTAATTGGTCCTGGGTCAGGGGGTTTAGGCCAGACCCTGAGATGCATGTCAGCCCTCTTGTCCACCTCAGAGCTGCTGGTCTGGGTCACAGCCTTCACCATGGGGAGATCTGGCTCCTCATGCCTATACCTTTGCTGCAGGATAGCATCATCAGACAGGCTGAGCTTGGACATCTGTTTGTCCAGGCTTCTCCCAGGACTCACCTCTGACTGCCTCCTCTCTATGGATGGAAGAACCTTGTACTTGTTTAAGGACTGTGGTGGAGCAGCAGGGGTGTGTTGCAGCATCTGCAGAACTTCATCCTGGCTCAGCTGGCTGGCCTGCCACATTATGGGCTGGGACTGGGAGCGGAGGTTTCTGTCCGGCCTGCTGTGCACAGCAGAGTCTGGAGACACAGGTGGCCTCTGGATGCTGTCTGGGTCACCTGCATACAGGGAGTTGTT
This sequence is a window from Siniperca chuatsi isolate FFG_IHB_CAS linkage group LG10, ASM2008510v1, whole genome shotgun sequence. Protein-coding genes within it:
- the ddx19a gene encoding ATP-dependent RNA helicase DDX19A, producing the protein MSEDSWAVAVDVQETTTPSIQLDFSKKVDRVRGPRNMRGDINGNIVPERTENGGWRRDGDKVDLAEQSLLNKLIRRSLVRNRNQVEVLQRDPTSPLYSVKTFEELRLKPELLKGVYNMGFNRPSRIQENALPMMLAQPPQNLIAQSQSGTGKTAAFSLAMLSHVNPANKWTQCLCISPTYELALQIGQVIEQMGKFCPDVKLAYGIRGNKMERGIKLQQQIVIGTPGTVLDWCTKYKLIDPKKITMFVLDEADVMIATQGHRDQSIRIHRQLTKDCQMLLFSATFEDSVWRFAEQVVPDPNIIRLKREEETLDTIKQFYVVCKEKEDKFTALCNLYGSLTIAQAMIFCHTRKMAAWLTANLTKEGHQVALLSGEMTVEQRAAVIERFRNGKEKVLVTTNVCSRGIDVEQVSLVVNFDLPVDIDGNADNETYLHRIGRTGRFGRRGFAVNMVDSKHSMDIINQIEMHFNRRITKLDTSNLEEMESLMS
- the ubxn10 gene encoding UBX domain-containing protein 10, with the protein product MHLTRPKSSKGRSRPAVNNSLYAGDPDSIQRPPVSPDSAVHSRPDRNLRSQSQPIMWQASQLSQDEVLQMLQHTPAAPPQSLNKYKVLPSIERRQSEVSPGRSLDKQMSKLSLSDDAILQQRYRHEEPDLPMVKAVTQTSSSEVDKRADMHLRVWPKPPDPGPITTKEAGATGSLLLAIRAPCGRRFQQHFDPTDTLLTVRARAEVMYGAKYGDASIETMDVPRRSFTDMDMTLAQCGILNRSLLCISQNDSVVQHE